In Bacteroides coprosuis DSM 18011, the following are encoded in one genomic region:
- a CDS encoding NADH:ubiquinone oxidoreductase, subunit D (COGs: COG1347 Na+-transporting NADH:ubiquinone oxidoreductase subunit NqrD~InterPro IPR003667:IPR011292~KEGG: bfs:BF2068 Na(+)-translocating NADH-quinone reductase subunit D~PFAM: Electron transport complex, Rnf/Nqr~SPTR: Na+-translocating NADH-quinone reductase subunit D;~TIGRFAM: NADH:ubiquinone oxidoreductase, Na(+)-translocating, D subunit~IMG reference gene:2504106827~PFAM: Rnf-Nqr subunit, membrane protein~TIGRFAM: NADH:ubiquinone oxidoreductase, Na(+)-translocating, D subunit): protein MSQLFSKKNRDIFSAPLGIDNPVTVQVLGICSALAVTSKLEPAIVMGLSVTIIVAFANVIISLIRKTIPNRIRIIVQLVVVAALVTVVSEILKAYAYDVSKQLSVYIGLIITNCILMGRLEAFAMANGPWESFLDGMGNGLGYAKILVIVGFFRELLGSGELLGFRVIPQSFYDMGYMNNGLMVMPPMALVLCACIIWYQRSRHKELQEK from the coding sequence ATGAGTCAATTATTTTCTAAAAAGAATAGAGATATATTCTCAGCTCCGTTAGGTATAGATAACCCAGTAACAGTTCAAGTTCTTGGTATCTGTTCTGCATTAGCGGTTACATCTAAATTAGAACCAGCTATTGTAATGGGGCTGTCAGTTACTATTATTGTAGCTTTTGCTAACGTAATTATTTCTTTAATCCGTAAAACGATTCCTAATCGTATTCGTATTATTGTTCAGTTGGTAGTCGTAGCTGCTCTTGTAACTGTAGTAAGTGAGATATTGAAAGCTTATGCTTATGATGTAAGTAAGCAGCTATCAGTATATATTGGTTTGATTATTACCAACTGTATCTTAATGGGTCGTTTGGAAGCATTTGCAATGGCTAATGGTCCTTGGGAGTCATTCCTAGATGGTATGGGTAATGGATTAGGCTATGCTAAAATTTTGGTTATTGTAGGTTTCTTCCGTGAACTATTAGGTTCTGGTGAGCTATTAGGCTTTAGAGTAATCCCTCAATCATTCTATGATATGGGATATATGAATAATGGTTTAATGGTAATGCCTCCAATGGCGCTAGTTCTTTGTGCTTGTATTATCTGGTACCAAAGAAGTAGACATAAAGAGTTACAAGAAAAATAA
- a CDS encoding NADH:ubiquinone oxidoreductase, subunit E (COGs: COG2209 Na+-transporting NADH:ubiquinone oxidoreductase subunit NqrE~InterPro IPR003667:IPR010967~KEGG: bvu:BVU_3238 Na(+)-translocating NADH-quinone reductase subunit E~PFAM: Electron transport complex, Rnf/Nqr~SPTR: NADH:ubiquinone oxidoreductase, Na(+)-translocating, E subunit;~TIGRFAM: NADH:ubiquinone oxidoreductase, Na(+)-translocating, E subunit~IMG reference gene:2504106828~PFAM: Rnf-Nqr subunit, membrane protein~TIGRFAM: NADH:ubiquinone oxidoreductase, Na(+)-translocating, E subunit), protein MDYLSLFVKSIFVDNMIFAYFLGMCSYLAVSKNVKTALGLGIAVTFVLVVTLPINYLLENYILKADVLVEGVDLSFLSFILFIAVIAGIVQLVEMVIERFSPSLYASLGIFLPLIAVNCAIMGGSLFMQQREFVNVGEATVYALGSGIGWLLAIVGLAAIREKMTFSDVPAPLRGLGITFITVGLMAMAFMCFSGLKI, encoded by the coding sequence ATGGATTATCTAAGTTTATTTGTAAAATCGATATTTGTCGATAACATGATCTTCGCTTACTTCTTAGGGATGTGTTCATACCTAGCTGTATCGAAGAACGTTAAGACAGCATTAGGACTTGGTATCGCAGTAACATTCGTGTTAGTTGTAACTTTACCAATTAACTATTTGCTTGAAAACTATATATTGAAAGCTGATGTACTTGTAGAAGGAGTAGATTTGAGCTTCTTAAGCTTTATTCTATTTATTGCTGTAATTGCAGGTATAGTACAGTTAGTGGAGATGGTTATTGAACGATTCAGTCCTTCGCTGTATGCTTCTCTAGGTATCTTTTTACCCTTAATTGCTGTAAACTGTGCCATTATGGGAGGTTCTTTGTTTATGCAACAAAGAGAATTTGTTAACGTAGGTGAGGCTACTGTATATGCATTAGGTTCAGGTATTGGCTGGTTATTAGCTATTGTTGGCTTGGCAGCTATTCGTGAAAAAATGACTTTCTCTGATGTTCCAGCTCCATTAAGAGGTCTTGGAATTACATTTATTACTGTGGGACTAATGGCTATGGCCTTTATGTGTTTCTCAGGTTTAAAAATTTAA
- a CDS encoding NADH:ubiquinone oxidoreductase, subunit F (COGs: COG2871 Na+-transporting NADH:ubiquinone oxidoreductase subunit NqrF~InterPro IPR001041:IPR008333:IPR001433:IPR010205~KEGG: pgn:PGN_0119 Na(+)-translocating NADH-quinone reductase subunit F~PFAM: Oxidoreductase FAD/NAD(P)-binding; Ferredoxin; Oxidoreductase, FAD-binding domain~PRIAM: Ferredoxin--NAD(+) reductase~SPTR: NADH:ubiquinone oxidoreductase, na(+)-translocating, f subunit;~TIGRFAM: NADH-quinone reductase, Na(+)-translocating, F subunit~IMG reference gene:2504106829~PFAM: 2Fe-2S iron-sulfur cluster binding domain; Oxidoreductase FAD-binding domain; Oxidoreductase NAD-binding domain~TIGRFAM: NADH:ubiquinone oxidoreductase, Na(+)-translocating, F subunit), translated as MTALPLIVTSIVVFLAVILLLVIILLVAKKYLSPSGKVKVLINGKKELDTEPGSSLLGTLASNDIFLSSACGGKGSCGQCTCQVLEGGGEILPTEKVHFSRKEQNAKWRLGCQVKVKEDMKIQIAESVLGVKKWECEVVSNRNVATFIKEFVVKLPAGEHMDFVPGSYAQIDIPKYNLKYADFQIDKNFHSDWDKFKMWDLNCKNDEETIRAYSMANYPAEGDVITLNVRIATPPFDRKNGGFMKVNPGIASSYIFSLKPGDKVMMSGPYGDFHPILSTKNEMLYIGGGAGMAPLRAHLLHLLKTLKITDRKISYWYGARSKAEIFYEEDFRELEKQYPNFSFHIALSAPLPEDNWDGPVGFIHQVIYDNYLKDHEAPEDIEYYMCGPGPMSKAVEKMLYDLGVPRENLLFDDFGG; from the coding sequence ATGACAGCTTTACCTTTAATAGTAACGAGTATTGTAGTTTTCCTAGCGGTTATTTTACTGCTCGTTATCATATTGCTAGTTGCAAAAAAATATTTATCTCCATCGGGTAAGGTAAAAGTCCTTATTAATGGAAAGAAAGAATTGGATACTGAACCAGGGAGTTCTCTCCTAGGAACATTAGCATCAAATGATATTTTCTTATCATCTGCTTGCGGTGGAAAAGGTTCATGTGGACAGTGTACTTGCCAAGTCTTAGAAGGCGGTGGTGAGATTTTGCCAACTGAAAAAGTTCACTTTTCTCGTAAAGAACAAAATGCTAAATGGCGTTTGGGTTGCCAAGTGAAAGTGAAAGAGGATATGAAGATTCAGATTGCTGAATCAGTACTAGGTGTTAAGAAGTGGGAATGTGAAGTGGTTTCTAACCGCAACGTTGCTACCTTTATTAAAGAGTTTGTAGTGAAATTACCTGCTGGTGAACATATGGATTTCGTACCAGGTAGTTATGCTCAGATTGATATTCCTAAGTATAACCTCAAGTATGCAGATTTCCAAATTGATAAAAACTTCCATTCTGATTGGGATAAATTCAAGATGTGGGATTTGAACTGTAAGAATGATGAAGAAACCATTCGTGCTTACTCTATGGCTAACTATCCTGCCGAAGGAGATGTGATTACACTGAACGTACGTATTGCAACACCTCCTTTTGATCGTAAGAACGGTGGATTTATGAAAGTAAATCCTGGTATTGCTTCTTCATATATCTTCTCACTTAAACCAGGTGATAAGGTTATGATGAGTGGTCCTTATGGTGATTTCCATCCTATCCTTTCTACGAAGAATGAAATGCTTTATATTGGTGGTGGTGCTGGTATGGCTCCATTACGTGCACACTTGCTTCACTTGCTAAAAACATTGAAGATCACAGACCGTAAGATTTCTTATTGGTATGGTGCTCGTTCAAAAGCCGAAATTTTCTATGAAGAAGATTTCCGTGAACTAGAAAAGCAATACCCTAATTTCTCATTCCATATCGCTTTAAGTGCTCCACTTCCAGAAGATAATTGGGATGGTCCAGTAGGTTTCATTCATCAGGTTATTTATGATAATTACTTGAAAGATCATGAAGCACCAGAAGATATTGAATACTACATGTGTGGTCCTGGTCCTATGAGTAAGGCAGTAGAAAAGATGCTTTATGACCTAGGTGTACCAAGAGAAAACTTATTATTTGACGATTTCGGAGGTTAA
- a CDS encoding Methylaspartate mutase S chain (COGs: COG2185 Methylmalonyl-CoA mutase C-terminal domain/subunit (cobalamin-binding)~HAMAP: Methylaspartate mutase S subunit~InterPro IPR006394:IPR006158~KEGG: tde:TDE1023 methylaspartate mutase subunit S~PFAM: Cobalamin (vitamin B12)-binding~PRIAM: Methylaspartate mutase~SPTR: Methylaspartate mutase, S subunit;~TIGRFAM: Methylaspartate mutase S subunit~IMG reference gene:2504106830~PFAM: B12 binding domain~TIGRFAM: methylaspartate mutase, S subunit; methylmalonyl-CoA mutase C-terminal domain) yields the protein MNTKTIVTGVIGADAHAVGNKIIAFALDEAGFKVVNLGVMVSQEEYIEAALETNADAILVSSLYGHGEIDCQGLREKCDEAGLKGIPLLAGGNLVVGKQNFEDVAQRFEKMGFNQVYPPGTPIETTIADLKKILKMK from the coding sequence ATGAACACGAAAACAATTGTCACTGGGGTAATCGGTGCAGACGCACATGCCGTAGGTAACAAAATTATCGCTTTTGCACTTGATGAGGCTGGATTCAAGGTTGTAAATCTTGGCGTAATGGTTTCCCAAGAAGAATACATTGAAGCAGCACTTGAAACTAATGCAGATGCGATCCTAGTATCTTCTCTTTATGGTCACGGTGAAATTGACTGTCAAGGTCTACGTGAAAAATGTGATGAAGCTGGCTTAAAAGGAATACCTTTATTAGCAGGCGGTAATCTTGTGGTGGGAAAACAAAATTTCGAAGACGTTGCTCAACGTTTTGAGAAAATGGGCTTTAATCAAGTCTATCCTCCAGGTACACCTATCGAAACTACTATTGCAGATTTAAAGAAAATCTTAAAAATGAAATAA